TTTTCTTTACGAGcatattatagtgaaataCCATTTTACTAGTTTTTGTAGTCTTTGttgttagaaaaatatataaaatatattattaaacaaattaatcatcATTCTAcaactgtatttatttttgttttgggatcaaaagttcaaaaaaatgtgtttcattttatttatgcattctatgttagttttattatttattctatgaatttattatataagtatcgtTGACCGTTGCAGTAGTCACCAGAGGTACATACAACGTAaccttttttatagttatattctaTCCACGCAACTTCGCATGTCGTGCTTTCttgtcaaattatttatagtattcgtcacacacacacacatatacatacacacacacagtaATTACTGTATAAAGTAACagatcatataatttattacttacaaattacaattagcAAGTCCAACACTTACAGTCCAATAAACAAACCGTCtaacgttttaaaatcaacTCATCCAaggaaatatacaaaatttcaaCTTCCAATTATCAGCAAGTAAAATCTAGCCctacacctatataatatctaggcaaatatattattattacattatggaTATATAGTCACGAAATAGCTcttgtatatagttttttaaataaaaaaattatatatgacgTATTGATCACtgtttatttttggaaaatattagcATGCTTTGTTTATTGAACGTTGttttgttggtttttttaacgtaacaatttaaaaagcgcttataggaaaatataatttagtcaaTATTCAGCCTcggacaataaaataataaaagtcgagtttaacactaaataaatattatagtaccacgcctgtttaaaataagataacgGATTTCATTATCGAACAGTTTCACAAGGACGTACTTaagaaactacaaaataaatggcatacatacattatcagtttaaatagttattttttgttatcgaatagttatttaaaataacttcaatGTTCAGTACGTGTGCTTTTTTATGTTGCTGTACTCTCGCTGCTGATTATGatgatagttaaaatatttatttgaaaaccgGGTACTGAACGTTATCGttacacattattgtattttatgcaGTAAGTTtacaatgtaatacattttatgactgatttataatacatggCATTATTGCTATCGTcagacatatataatattttgttatatttacacTACGAGGCAAAGGTTTCGCCGGGTTCGGTCCGGAAATCCGGCTGTTTTGTTACAAAATGATTTGGTGTTACTCTCGTATAGTTAATACGAAAAccaaatacctaaaataatatcaacacCCGCGCGAATAcgttattattgctatattatGGACACTATGACGTCGTTTGTGGTAGCTATTAAAAAAGCAGTTCatcgattaaattaatacacgcTTGAATGTTCTttatcgaaaatatattatgtataaatttttttttttacattacacAGTTGACACGAATTCGATTAAAACATTTCGAAAGTGTAGTATGCAGAAAAAATCTATTCAATGGCGCGGTACTCTGAACTTAAACGTGATTTATCTGTTGAATTGTATACTCAGATTGTTTCTTAAcctttattatatctatatattttttgctatacaaacttttttattaccatttgtgtacattaacatttaacacacACGTACACCGTCTCGCGGTCCATGTcacatttatataggtatagatgGGTACGTGGTCATCACACCTATGGCTGCAGTACAAGTCCAGCGCACGTCTAGACGAGAATTAGTTTCCTCCATGATACCCCTTCCCTCCACGAGTGTTGTTGGTATCCAAACACATACTACACTTATATACTCACTTTATGTTTATACCTATAGACACCAATAATAGTAAGATACTTCGCTctctgcataatatattatattacccgcatcataatattattaatacaataatatattaaatcggTACTCTGTTGTATGTATGGGCGGAACCATCAGAGACTCCAACGTCAGAACCCCCCCTCCCTTACCCATTCGACGTATATTCTAGATCCATGTGCGTATATTGTTACGATAGTTCGTCACACCCCGAAGCCCCGAGGCGAGGACTTCGACCGGCGATCTTTTGGGTTCGAGCTAGGCTCCCGAGGTATcttctaaattattagttattcgcACTGCTCGGCGATCGTGGtgtgtacattattatgcCTATAGAGTAGAGATGTACGGAGTCCGAAAAACAATACGTGTAAATACACGTCCAAAAACCTATTTAGCGTAGGAACTGAGCgtgtatataacatgtatgtattagtataaactaaaaacgaATTCCAACCGcggtaggtaatattatattatgatatgatataatttttgacgAGTGAACTCACTAGTTTCTGTTGCGATGACGcccctgtataataatacctgtCAATCAACCCGCTCCTCTCAACAATTTGAtgccaaaaaattattatttttttttcacaacaaATATACACGTCATAAAATGCACAGttgtgcaatatattatattcttggaTGAAACGATGTTATTATATGGATATTATGTCTGCAGAATATGTCAATCCGCAGGttgttatacctatgtatattatatgttactgCAGTCCATATCGGTTAATGCGCGATTTAtcctttttatacattatatacctatcgaCTATCACaatcattgttattttatccTGCCGCAACACTACAGCGTACCTAtagtgtacattataataataatgatgataataataataatatattcgtattatattaccaaCCAGACTTGTTCATCATTTCCTTTTTCTTCTCTTTGCAGCTACGATCGGACCGTTCGCCGTAGGTACTGTACTGGCATGGACGTCACCGGTGCTGCCTATGTTGCAGTCCGAGAACTCGAGGATCCCAATAACGGCCGACGAAGGGTCGTGGGTCGGTTCTCTGATCGCCATCGGTGCCATCATCGGTTCCATACCAGCCGGCAAGGGTGCGGACATATTCGGCCGAAAGCCCACCATCGCTGCTCTAGCAGTGCCGTTCATCATCAGTTGGGCAATGATATACTTCGCAACCACGGTCTGGGAGCTGTACGTGGCACGTTTGATTGCCGGCGCGGTCATTGGCGGCGTCACCGCCACCGTCCCTATGTACATCGGTGAGATAGCCGAGAGCTCCATTAGAGGTAAGTGACGTgcgcaattttttattatttttttattataaaggtgTATCCGACCACCTCTTacgatacataattattttatacgaacgATGATTTGACGATGCCGTCGAGGTCGTCGTGTGTGTGTAAAACAACTCTACTTGCAATTACCTATAGCGCGTATTACGTATAGTATATGACTCTGAACGCATACACATGACGTACACCTAGATAATTGGTCAActctatatataatgatattgtaacgggtttttaattataattattgcgtgtgtgtgtgtgtgcatttctttttttaagttttgattgGGCAGTCGTTTTATAgaactgtttaaaatattcatacctCCCCCTCCGGCAGTGTTTAAACCattaaaacaatcataattaaatattacatgccGTTAGTCAGATCTCGTAGATTTGTACGCTCATCAACGTTTAATAtctctttaaattatacacgCTGTTGTGTTAACACCGAAAGATTATGTATACTGtcttatatgcataatatataatgctgGAgagggaataataataaatacaacttactacaaattacaatgttATGAACAAATAACCAAGAACAGTAGAGTtggatgtttaaaaaaaaaattttcaaagttttcCTAGAATTAATCACAACCCTTTTAGATGCAACCGTGACAAAATCCCTGGCGTTTTTTACTATCTTGACACTGACAAATTACTATCGAGTAAAATTCTTAgaatttgttcaaatttttagcGACTTGTTGGCGGCGGTATTCTCGATAAACATTTACcgtgcataataaaatatacataataataatataatgttttacctCACACACAGTCATTAAGTACTCCGTCATTTGTCTcctagtttataaataattgaaactcGGCTATATCTGAATGAGTATATGATTTTCccacgaattttttttatctcacgtttattattaatcatgcaCACATTGTAATGTTGTTTGTGTACgtggtatataaaattatttaccaatgcaattttattttgtaattgatattatctaataagtcTCGTTATTCTCCGTACTGAACAGTATACTTAATAGAATACACAGTACATACTCATCAAATATGCTCGTCCTTTTTTtatcctataataatacatttattaaaattctagtttttgatatcatttaagtatacctatatttaaagacTGAATTTTCAGATAGTTACTTATAGACGTATATACCATTAAGTGTCATATAATTATGTCTGTACAAACTAATTTTTCGAATGATAACCCcctttttttactgtaaattatcaaaattacctACAGAGACTTTTATtatcacattttaataaattacttatatattttaaattcttagagTTCGAAACTCCttagatagtataataaaatctaaaaatctgTAAATGTGGTTATTaagtatacttgaaaattccaaaactcagagtttgaattaataaaaatgtttgctaatattatgacaaatgAGTCGGCGTGTAATGTGTACGAAGTTAATACTCATAAGTATGCGTGAAACACCTATTATGACTTCTGTGGttacatatttgttataaaaagttCCACATAAATATTCCCAACTTAAGGTTCTAGGGTATCGTAGCATTCAAAGTTTAACATGAGTGcctttatcaaaaaatatgatcAGTCACGCAGTCACCGCTCATTTTACCATGCATCTTAATTTTAAGCAAGTTATGAGTGtgtgaaattttaaaagttaaaaatattaataaaatatttaaaaataaatattgtatagccAAAGAGAGaacatatacctatagatattgtttttaccttttaatttcataatacgaGAGGTCAATTCACGCTAACATTAACCCCTAATAATACGAAATTGGAACTGCTAAACGCAAATTTGATATGTTATCGATTAGTGAGACAGAGACAACGTCATATTTACGTGTGTGATATCCTATTATTAAGTTCTGCATTATAGTTTTCATAAacagtataggtatactaaacaattagtaattttatactatatatatataatatgtaatacgaaACGTTGTTTGCAGGGGAACTTGGCTCTTACATCCAGGTAAAGGTGACGCTAGGTATATTGTACGTTTACGCCATCGGTCCATTTGTATCTTACGAAGGGCTGGCTATCCTATGCGGAATCATACCGGTCATCATGTTCGTCCTGGTCTTATTGGTGGCGCCCGAGACGCCCACATACCTGTTACGATCCGGCAGGAGAAAGGAAGCAGAACATTCGTTGGTTCTGTTGCGTGGACACGAGTACGACATCGCCGGTGAGCTAGAGGAGTTACAACAACAGCTCGAAGAAGAACAGAAACGAAGCAGCAAGTTCAAGGATCTAATATCGTCCAGGGCCACGGTCCGCGCGTCAATCGCCGTCATGGGACTGCTCAGCTTCTTGTCATTTTCCGGCATCAACGTTCTCATATTTTACGCCGAATCTATATTCAaaagcagcagcagcagcataTCTCCGCAAGTCAGCTCAATTATCATTGGAGTCCTCCAAGTGAGTAAAGATTTTATTCTGTTAAGGACACGAAGgtgaagtaaaattttaatttttagtttttaacaaGCATTGAAAATCTGTCTTAttctttatttcaataaaaattcgcacgagaaaaaatataactgaatAGACTATCACATGCATTTTTGGCAGCtaatttaaagtaactattaggtaggtactaattatTGATAGATTGATTGTAACTGCAGCTATACTACCTAGATTCATTATATTCTAAGGACGATGTCCGTCAGTCGTTAGGAATTCGATAGATcatgattttgtttattgctttataatgttgataactttaatttaaattatattttaattttggtatttCAATGTTTCTCCtggtttaattttgtataaactcTTATTGGAATCGCACGAATCTATATATTCTTTACGGTAAAAATGACTGAATATGCAATattaagagtaaaaaaaaaataacgcctaaattatgttaatgtatgcaaaataaaattatattcttaattaagttatgttttaaaataatttcatagcCAGTTCAAAATATTAGGTGGTGATATGCAAAACAAAGGAATTTTAACtcccgaaaaaaaaatgtttgataatatttacagaCGTAACTAAACCTGCATAACCGACGGTACTAATatcaaattgaaatattaccaataagtacaaaaaaaagtgtgaaaaaaaaattaaacattcgtaatggaaatattattttgagtcGAACAGAGTTATAATCCTATTATGCATGTTTACAAGCACTTAAAGTTTCGATAATCGAAATGTCTACTATAATACAgctatttcagtattttactCCACTTATCCTAAGCCTCAAATTCTATTGatcaatttagttattatacattattccaTATTAATTGTTCGTTATAATTGTCCGAGAAAAGTGCTTGTTTCGGTGGGATAGAgctttaaaaccaaaaacgtAAGcagcattaaattataattcataatagtataaaacgcaaataaaagtaatacctacaataataaataaatactaaaaacaatactaaataaattatatttagggaatataacttaataatttatataacaattgaacagtgtattaaatatatattgtagcgtatgcgataatttttttaatatatattcgttcattgtttataatataatatcattatgcgcataataataagatttcgATGTACCTTTTCCCAAAAAGTTTACGCTGCTCgcgaataatattacaattaatgcatattgtgatttataataatctcagattatatgttgtatatcACTCGTAATCTGTTCGAGTAAGTCGTTGCGTAAACCACCAATATACTTCACGGTCCTGctgaaataatcaattttattaattattaaactatcgATTTACTCCTATCGTCGTTACATAAACACCATCATATTATCGTCACATCGATATGACTCGCGCGTGTAACGACTGTAacgatataacataatattattatattaataacgcGGCCCGTGTGTTGTGTCATGTTCGCAGGTCAAGTTCACGTTCGCGTCCGCGTTGCTGGTGGACAAGGCCGGCCGGCGCGTGCTGTTGCTGATCTCCGACTCCGTCATGGCCGTGTGCCTGGGCTGCCTGGGCTACTTCTTCTGGCTCCAGGAGCACGCCGTCGACGTGTCCGCGTTCAGTCTGATACCGCTGATCAGTTTGGGCGTGTACATCAGTACGTTCTCGCTCGGTTTCGGGCCCATACCCGGCGTCATGATGGGCGAGCTGTTCAGCCCGGACGTCAAGGGCCTGGCGCTGGGCATCGTGTGCGTGATCGCGTCCCTGCTCGAATTCGTCGTCGTCAAGATGTACCAGAACCTGTTGGACTGGTTCGATCACGGCATCACGTTCTGGATATTCGCCGGGTTCTGCGTGCTGGGAACCGTATTCGTGTGGTTCCTGGTACCGGAGACCAAGAACAAGACGCTGCAGGAGATCCAGAACGAGCTGAGCGGCAAGAAGAAGAACAACCGGAAGGACAACCCCAAAGGCAACCGGAAACATCAAATGATGGACTCGCTGACCGGCGACCACGCCGCGATCGTCTGAACaccaaaaatcaaataaaacgcACAATATCGTCGCGCACGCGCACGCGCAGTATAATGTTAATCACACGACacgagtaatataaataatacctatatatatatattatatatataatgtaaaatgtacagTATTGTATAGGgtgtgtgggtgtgtgtgcgtgtgcggGTGTGCGATCGAATTTGACGAGCTGAGCGGGCGGGGTTTTGAAGaaaacaaatactttttttttacaatttttgaccccaattatttttttttatttttatcaaaaaact
The DNA window shown above is from Aphis gossypii isolate Hap1 chromosome 2, ASM2018417v2, whole genome shotgun sequence and carries:
- the LOC114128769 gene encoding facilitated trehalose transporter Tret1-2 homolog isoform X2; the protein is MTSWDSYLAVATFLSSPEEFMGWFVGFVSLFSTNLLRPLRLALTSSNKNATKNSMLSVNGPKGTRREGKKFRQYAAALSTTIGPFAVGTVLAWTSPVLPMLQSENSRIPITADEGSWVGSLIAIGAIIGSIPAGKGADIFGRKPTIAALAVPFIISWAMIYFATTVWELYVARLIAGAVIGGVTATVPMYIGEIAESSIRGELGSYIQVKVTLGILYVYAIGPFVSYEGLAILCGIIPVIMFVLVLLVAPETPTYLLRSGRRKEAEHSLVLLRGHEYDIAGELEELQQQLEEEQKRSSKFKDLISSRATVRASIAVMGLLSFLSFSGINVLIFYAESIFKSSSSSISPQVSSIIIGVLQVKFTFASALLVDKAGRRVLLLISDSVMAVCLGCLGYFFWLQEHAVDVSAFSLIPLISLGVYISTFSLGFGPIPGVMMGELFSPDVKGLALGIVCVIASLLEFVVVKMYQNLLDWFDHGITFWIFAGFCVLGTVFVWFLVPETKNKTLQEIQNELSGKKKNNRKDNPKGNRKHQMMDSLTGDHAAIV
- the LOC114128769 gene encoding facilitated trehalose transporter Tret1-2 homolog isoform X1, whose amino-acid sequence is MDQGVFKQLDDSCFPPKRSPGPDAATAAPAPGTEPGAIGPDSAKMTSWDSYLAVATFLSSPEEFMGWFVGFVSLFSTNLLRPLRLALTSSNKNATKNSMLSVNGPKGTRREGKKFRQYAAALSTTIGPFAVGTVLAWTSPVLPMLQSENSRIPITADEGSWVGSLIAIGAIIGSIPAGKGADIFGRKPTIAALAVPFIISWAMIYFATTVWELYVARLIAGAVIGGVTATVPMYIGEIAESSIRGELGSYIQVKVTLGILYVYAIGPFVSYEGLAILCGIIPVIMFVLVLLVAPETPTYLLRSGRRKEAEHSLVLLRGHEYDIAGELEELQQQLEEEQKRSSKFKDLISSRATVRASIAVMGLLSFLSFSGINVLIFYAESIFKSSSSSISPQVSSIIIGVLQVKFTFASALLVDKAGRRVLLLISDSVMAVCLGCLGYFFWLQEHAVDVSAFSLIPLISLGVYISTFSLGFGPIPGVMMGELFSPDVKGLALGIVCVIASLLEFVVVKMYQNLLDWFDHGITFWIFAGFCVLGTVFVWFLVPETKNKTLQEIQNELSGKKKNNRKDNPKGNRKHQMMDSLTGDHAAIV